The following nucleotide sequence is from Cottoperca gobio chromosome 20, fCotGob3.1, whole genome shotgun sequence.
TAAAGTGCAAAGTCAAGAGAAGAatgcatgtaaaataaaaacagtaaattgCAGTACTAGTAAAACATTTGTATACCGGAGTGGGGTCCACAGGGGCCGCCCTGGTGGTCTCTGTACTCCCTGCAGCCACTTTGCTGCTGCAGGCTGGGACAGGGCTCTCCGCTGTTACTGGGCTGCTGCTCTACGTGACGGACACGGACCCGTACTGAAGGCTGACAGGGCTTAGCACAGCCGCTCCAAAAGGTCCAGTCGCTCACAGCACAGTCCTGAGCTGGATGTTGGCAACACATACTGTTATTACAGGATATCCTCTGTGCAAACAATCAAAGTGCTTCAAAACTCACAAGTTGGACTGATCACATGTGCAGAGGGGATTGTTGCAGCAACACTTAAAACCTTGCAGCGTTCTTGCAGAATGCATAAATACACGGAGCAAATGATGTAGAAAATAACTTTTGATCAATGTGATAATTAGTGTTTCCTGCTCTACACGTTGTTTAAGAGCATGCCATGTGCCCACTCAGTCCCCAAGTCCTGTGATTTCTCTTTTCAGTCATCAGGCTTTGATGCATTAAGCATGCAGATTTAGTCTCTCCCGGCCTATAACACATATTAGGTTCGCTCGGCTTGTTTGACTGGAACTGTAATTGCTACAAATGATTGACAGAATCACATTCTTCAAATATTTGTACTAATTCCATTATGTGGGCCAGTCCTCTGAAATGAGCTTAGACACAGAGTTATTTGCTGAACTGATTATTGTGATGTAGCAGCCACGCCATAAGAAAGAGTGTCGACATTGTTTTTAGTGCCCTGCACAAGTTAGAAGGTGAAGATAAATGTGCACAGTTTCACATGCTTTGGATGAATTGTGCAACACAGGTACTGAAAATAATCTTTCTTCTCCAATTATCTTTATCTTCTGTCCGGTAATCTCTCTTTAGCAAAAGGTCGAGTTATCTCGTGCGACAGGTTATCTCCCTCTGGTATATAGTTAAGGTGTGtgccagaaaacaaacacttccCCTCCATTCACCCCTCACCTCACCTGGGCACTCTGTGAAGTAGTCGAAGCAGCAGTCCTGGGTCCTGACGCAGCCCTTGTCGCAGTAACACGTCCCGTACACACGATCCATCCTCCAGTCAGTCGTCAGACAGCTCAGGTCTCTACCCCGGCAGCATTTCCCTGAACAACCCGCAGACACCAAGTGGTTTTTTCCCAGAGTGGAAACCACCAGCAGCAAACAGGCAAACTCCACAGAGGATCCCATCCTGAGGGGTTAGGACCCCTGAAGTAAAACCTCTTGTGTATAACGCTCCTTCTCTCAATGTGTATTCCCTCCCTGGTCCTACTCTGCCACTCTCATGACCGTGAGGTTGGAAATACCAGCCCAGCCTGTGCTCCGCCACAGGAACCCTTGTGACCTGGAAATTCCTGTGTCCGTCTCCTGTGTCCAGCCCTTCTGAATCCCTCCAGAAACAGgtctgcagcagagcagcctACAGCACAGAGCGACCCCTTCCAGCTCTGCTCAGACTCCCATGTCCCTCAGAGTCTCTCTGCTCCCAGCTGAGCACCTCCCTCCAGTCGGTCGCTCACAGGAGGAGACAATGAGGGCATGGGAGGGGTGAGCTGTTTCGCCTCctactttctgtctctctctcttgcctcttTCTCACCTGTCttattgttgtttctttcttacCCTCTCCCTGCAGATTCCCTGTGACCCTGATGCCAGTCTCTGCCAGCCCAGACCTCTGCGTCCCAAAAGAAAGGGAGGAATGTGAGCATTTGGCAGGTCTCCAGACCATTGTGTCAGGGGCCCCGCGAAGCATTGTAAAGCCACCCTTTGGTTCtcacctctctctttctctctttctcttttaggTTACTGTAATCTACCAGAACTCCCAACACTTCAGACATCTCTGGTAGACTTGAACCTTGATTTGCTGATTCCGATTATTTTCAACACTAAAATAATACTGGAACATATTAAACTGAGTGGAAGAGGTTATGCTGATTAACATTTGTGATAAACAATTTTCATCCAACGGTAGATTGGACGGGTAACGTCATGATGATACCGTCATGATGATACCGTCATGTGATGCAGAGAAGACGTGTTGCTCATCTTCAGTGTGAGCAGTCGTGTTCAGTAcgcagtatgcagtatatacagtgtgtagtgttcagtatgcagtatatacagtgtgtagtgtcagtatgcagtatatacagtgtgtagtgttcagtatgcagtatatacagtgtgtagtgtcagtatgcagtatatacagtgtgtagtgttcagtatgcagtatatacagtgtgtagtattcagtatgcagtatatacagtgtgtagtgttcagtacgcagtatgcagtatatacagtgtgtagtgttcagtatgcagtatatacagtgtgtagtattcagtatgcagtatatacagtgtgtagtgtcagtatgcagtatataaagtgtgtagtgttcagtacgttagtatgcagtacgtacagtgtgtagtgttcagtacgttagtatgcagtatatacagtgtgtagtgttcagtacgcagtatatacagtgtgtagtgttcagtatgcagtatatacagtgtgtagtgttcagtacgcaatacacagtatatacagtgtgtagtgttcagtatgcagtatatacagtgtgtagtgttcagtacacagtatgcagtacatacagtgtgtagtgttcagtatgcagtatgcagtatatacagtgtgtagtgttcagtacgcagtatgtagtatatacagtgtgtagtgttcagtatgcagtatatacagtgtgtagtgttcagtacgcagtatgcagtacatacagtgtgtagtgttcagtacgcagtatgcagtatatacagtgtgtaatgttcagtgtacagtatatacagtgtgtagtgttcagtatgcagtatatacagtgtgtagtgttcagtacgcaatatgcagtatatacagtgtgtagtgttcagtaCACAGTATGCAATACATACAGTGTGTAATGttcagtgtacagtatatacagtgtgtagtgttcagtatacagtatatacagtgtgtagtgttcagtacgcagtatgcagtacatacagtgtgtagtgttcagtatgcagtatatacagtgtgtagtgttcagtatgcagtatgcagtatatacagtgtgtagtgttcagtatgcagtatatacagtgtgtagtgttcagtacgcagtatgcagtacatacagtgtgtagtgttcagtatgcagtatatacagtgtgtagtgttcagtatgcaatatgcaatatatacagtgtgtagtgttcagtatgcagtatatacagtgtgtagtgttcagtatacagtatatacagtgtgtagtgttcagtacgcagtatgcagtacatacaatGTGTACTTttcagtacgttagtatgcagtatatacagtgtgtagtgttcagtatacagtatgcagtatatacagtgataAGTGttcagtatgcagtatatacagtgtgtagtgttcagtGTGCAATATGCAGTgcatacagtgtgtagtgttcagtatgcagtatgcagtatatacagtgtgtagtgttcagtatgcagtatatacagtgtgtagtgttcagtatgcagtatatacagtgtgtagtgttcagtGTGCAATATCCAGTGCATACAATGTGTAGTGttcagtatgcagtatgcagtatatacagtgtgtagtgttcagtatgcagtatatacagtgtgtagtgttcagtatgcagtatatacagtgtgtagtgttcagtatgcagtatatacagtatatacaatgtAGTGTTCAGTATGCAGTGTGTAGTGATCAGTACGCAGTATGCACATAACCTGTGTAGTGTTCAgatgcagtatatacagtacatacagtgtgtagtgttcagtaCGCAGTATGCAATAAACCTGTGTAGtgttcagtatacagtatgcagatatacagtgtgtagtgttcagtatgcagtatatacagtgtgtagtgttcagtatgcagtatatacagtatatacagtgtgtagtgttcagtatgcagtatgccagtacatacagtgtgtagtgttcagtaCGCAGTATGCCACAGTATATACAGAGTGTAGTGTTTAGAtagcagtatgcagtatatacagtgtgtagtgtccAGTATGCAGTAtaacagtgtgtagtgtgcagtgtgcataTATGCAGTattacagtgtgtagtgtgcagtgttgcagtatatacagtatatacagtgtagtGTTCAGTATggagtatgcagtacatacagtgtGTTAGTGTTCAGTATggagtatgcagtacatacagtgtgtagtgttcagtaCGCAGTATGCACATAACCTGTGTAGTGttcagtatgcagtatatacagtatatacagtgtgtagtgttcagtaCGCAGTATGCACATAACCTGTGTAAAACTCCAATCTGTCGTTTTTACACACAGAAATGAGAAATACATGTTATTTATCTTCAGAGTTGCTGTTTAGCTGTTTTctagtcttcatgctaagctaagctaagctaacgtctcctggctgcagcttcatacTCGTcgtacatttcccaaaatgtcagactATTTCTTCAGGACTGGAGAGACGGCATGCAGCAGGTGAAACAGTTCAGTTTCGGTCCTGATGCAGTGAATCAGCAGCTCCAGTGTACACAACATTATTTGCAGAGCAGGGCGTCGCTTTAATTTATAACTCTTGACAGATTGATTCCATCTACTGTAATTGTGGAGAGGGCAGATCTGAGACAATCTTATCTCATTAGGATGGGCCTGTCGCTGACACATGATGGATTAACACGACTATTAGATTTGCTGCTCTGAGGAAATTAAGACACGCTTACAAACTATTTTTATCAGGTCTAATGTGAAGATTTCAATATATAAAAGCTGATAACATCATTCTGCTTTGACCTAATTTAATATTATTCATGTGGCGCAAAAATTATTTTTTCAGATCACTGCAAAACCCATTCAAAATTAAGCTTTCTttcatgcataataataatttcaggaAAAATTAGGCTTATCATTTGAAAGGAAAAAACCATCTCTCATGTTCTGTTTGCTCAAGGAGTCTGAATGTCTGGGGATGTTGTGAACTCCAGAAGGTCAGCTTTTATTTGAGCAGTTCCTACTCCATCTCATGGGAAACAAATGAGGCCTCTGCAGGGAGCATTAGCAGGGATGAGGCCTCCCTGTTCCTCCTGCTATAGAAGGAGCAGATATTTGTAATAATCTTTTGCCTCTTTTGTCTCGAAAAACAGCTtgcggagagaggaggggggtcTGTTTGGGTCCTTTGATTCTTCTTCTCGCCATAAGCAGGTAGGTCAAGCGACAGTAATATCCTTCATCTTCACCAtaatcatcagcagcagcatcactgaGGAGCAAGTGTCTGAATCGGTGTATATTAAAGTTTGAGGGGGTTGAACCCAGACTGACctcagaagtaaaagtactgatttgaTAGATAATACTTATTGTAAGTCTTTTTACCTCCGACAATGAGGTTCTGttcggtttgttggtttgtttttttagcaaGATTACGGCAAAACTACCGTCCCGGTTATCATGAAACTTAGTTTAGGTGCAGCGTGGGCGAAGGAAGGACCCATTACACTTCTGATTTGGATCTGAATTACGGGGCGAATGCACACGTTATTTCTGCACCTTGGCGGATGTCTGCGCgctctgagtgcccttctagttttacatactttctctttctctttctctgttttccaaAGGGTGGAACTTTAATTTTGTAAGTGTAAGTCCCCTAAAATGTCGCTGATCTGATCTGTCCACCAGCTGCATCAGTCTGCTGTGGACATGCACATCAAAGCCTGTGTGTTTTATATCTGACAGCCCCCGACCCTGGACCTCCTGCCCTTACTGTGCACCTGTCAGAGACAATCATGCCTCCGACTGCAGCACGCCCTGCTTGGAGTTTTAATAGTGTAtgtgagaggaaaagaagattAAGCTCATGTCAGCGTGTCTTCAGATGGTGAACCGTGTGTGTTTTCGGTCTTCAGACTCTGTCACAAGCTGAACTCACGGCAATCACACGACTAACTTTGTTTGACAAGTAGACAGCGAGAGACACGGACAGATTGCACTTCCTGTGCTGGGTGTCAAGGAGACGGCGGGGTGACTCCCGGCTCCATCGCGCCTCTGTGGGGAATGCAAACTGTGCTGTCCCCATGGCAACCACTAGCCGTGGTTGCTATAGTTTCAAAAGCTTTGTTGACAAATGCTAGAAttcacctcttcctctccccacCTGTaccttacatacacacattttagaTGATACACAGTTCAAGGATCAGTTGGTGTCATGCTGCAACACACGGCTGCAGCGTCGTGCAGTTATAGTTTCATGTGTGCTGCAcaagaacaacaaaacaaaagcagtaatCATTCCTGTAGTGCATCTTTTGAATCTGCTTCTGGAGGAATGCTTTATATATTTGGACATAAATAAACAGCAATGCAAACATGTGCTGCATGGCTGTACAGTCTTTCTGAGTTGTTACTTTCTTCACCTTCATACTGATGTGATACACTATCATctctgtacagtacattattaTGTTCTTATACGTGAACCTTTGCACATAGTATACATTGTTGTACATTCCTGATTATTGTAGGTATGTCTTaatagtattttttatatttgtaatatgtttttcttttccatatTTATGTGTCTTATTCACAAATACACCAAAGCAAGTTCCTTGTTTATAAAAACCTACTTATGAccttaaaatatttaattaaagatgAATAATGAATTAGTTTGAGTTTCTTTCTTCCTGATGAGCTCAGTTTCTGTCCATGAATAGAAGCTTTGTCTGCACGACTTACTGCTCAGCTGTCTCCTGTTCACATCTGtacttacgtgtgtgtgtacacagtgtgtgtttatgtgtagcTGAGTTTCAgtactgtgtttgtgtactgCACTTGTCCATGCGGTGACATTTGAAAGTCTTTTATCTTATTTCTTAAGAATGGTGTACCTggctatgacacacacacacacacactcacactcacactgacacacacagtgacacacatgaGTAATTATTTGTTGAGAAGTCGGATGTTTGACTTGGCTTGTGTCATCAGAACACAGGCCCGGGTCGATTAGTAGCTGAACAGTTGAACGCAGGTGAGATTCAACCTCAAAGAATACAGATCGTTAGTGAGAATAAAAGCACATTTCCTGCTCTTACAAGTTATGACAAGACTCTAcaggttaaaataaatgttttacacactGGTCAGTGTTTGTGCTCATGAAGCCTttacagagggctttgttcacatctCATTCAGAGCCTCATTTATATCACGTATTCCtaaaaaacatgcagaaaagtgatttttttaataatacaaagtaacacaagtaaaaaacctttgactcaaactagaattttgaacctg
It contains:
- the sbspon gene encoding somatomedin-B and thrombospondin type-1 domain-containing protein; this encodes MGSSVEFACLLLVVSTLGKNHLVSAGCSGKCCRGRDLSCLTTDWRMDRVYGTCYCDKGCVRTQDCCFDYFTECPAQDCAVSDWTFWSGCAKPCQPSVRVRVRHVEQQPSNSGEPCPSLQQQSGCREYRDHQGGPCGPHSGPAFITSMEFGKGRPKHDNYGNPLDAGFCVEFTLESRTPHCSVQNRPHTHWTRYITEGYKVCVACEPPAMRNNSGSCQGDGLESHKEALLHWQAVGNHQCSGTWKKIQRTQQCDCPPQHSFVFI